The Planctomycetota bacterium genomic sequence CGGCAAACGGATCGGTCGTCGACGAGATGCTGGTCCCCAGATTATTGCCGCTCGGGCCGGTCGAAGCTGTGGCGGCGTTGGGCGCGGCGGAAGTGGCCGCCGTGGCGGGTTCGTTCGGAACGGTGGGCCAACTCGTCGTCGAACCCTGGGCATCCTGCGACGACGTATCGTTCGTCGCCGGCGTGCTGACCGACAATACCTTTGGCGCGGCCGGCGCGGCGACAGGTGCGCTCGCCGCCGAGGGCATTTCCACGCTAGGGGCCACGCCCCACACGGTGGCTTCGGCGGGCGGGTGCGAATCGCTGGGGCCGGTCAGAACCACGTAGGCCCCATAGCCTACGGCCGACAACACGATTGCCATGAACAGCGTTTTGATCGTAGTCACCCGAGCGTCCTCCTTGACGATCAGACGGGCCAGCGAACCGGCTTGTAGCGCACCAAATGATGAACGAGCAGCACGATTCGCGTTGTCGCGAACGGCGGCGGCGACACTTTTCGGCAGCCTAAACGACGGGATCATACCGTAGGCTGCCCAGTGTGGCTACGCGAGTTATGGCGATCGTGGCGGGCAGGGTCAAAGCGCATCGGCCGTCCCAGGCCGCCAGCCCCCAATCGACCCCCTTGTCACACCGGCGGCTGCCAGCAATGCTGGCGGTTTCGTCACGGTTCACTTTCCTTGGCCGAGTTGTCGATGCGCGAAGTCTGGTGCCGCCGAAACACCCGGCCGTTATTGGTCGTTGCCCTGGCGCCGACCCTATTGCTACTGATGGCCTCGGGCGTCGTCCTGCTGGGGGCTGGATTCGCGGCGGGTGTGCTGGCCGGGCTGGCGGTCGCGGGTTTCCTGACGCTGGCCGGGCTGTGGCTCTGGTTTCGCTGGCATCCGCTGTTGGGCTACGAGGCGGGATCGCTCCTTTGTTGGTTGAACGGGGCGCGGCCCATTCGCGTCCCCATTGAAGTCGTCGAGGGGTTCCTGCTCGGCCAAGGGCCCAGCTATTTGCCCGGCAAGGCGCCCGCGCGCCTCGACACCAACACGCTGGTCATCCGACTGGCCGAGCGCGCCGCCGAGTGGGAGCAGGTCGAAACCAACTCGCGACTGGCCGGCTGGTGTGGTCACTATGTGACCATTCGCGGCACCTGGAGCGAGCCGCTGACGCTGGCGCTGGTGAACCGCTTGAATCAACGCCTGTACGATGTCACCCATCCGCCGCCGACGGCCGGAGTGGCCTCATGACCCAGTTGCTGGTCAGCGTGCGCGACGCGGTCGAAGCCGAGCGAGCGCTGCGCGGCGGCGCGGCCTTGATCGACGTCAAGGAGCCGGCCCACGGTTCGTTGGGGGCCGCGTCAATCGACACGGTGCGCCAGGTGGCCGCCGCGGTTGCTGGTCGCGTGCCGCTCAGCGTGGCGCTGGGAGAGCTGCGTGACGTCGCTGGCGATGCGCCGTTGCCGGCGTGGCCGGCCGGCGTTGGCTTCGCCAAGCTAGGGCTGGCTGGCTTGGCCGAGCGCAGCGATTGGCAACTCGGGTGGGGCCGCACGCTCGTCACCTGGCCGGCCCTCGTCACACCGGTGGCCGTCGCCTACGCCGACTGGCAACAGGCCGGCGCGCCGTCGCCACAGGCGATCTTGGACGTCGGCGCGGCCTTGGGCTGTGGCGCGCTGTTGCTCGACACCTTCGACAAATCGCGGGGACGGTTGCTCGATTACCTGTCGCTCGACGCGCTGTTGCCGATTGTCCGCGCGGCACGGCATCGCGAGTTGCTGGTCGTGCTGGCCGGATCATTGCGACTGGAAGATGTTGATTTGCTGCTGCCTTTAGCACCCGATTATCTGGCCGTGCGCGGAGCGGTCTGTCACGGCGATCGAAATGACACACTCGACGAGCAACTGGTCGCTCAGTGGTGCGAGCGTTTAGAGTGTTCCCGTCGTGGACGCAATCAAGCGGTGAAATCCGTAGGTCAGGCCTCGGCCTGACACGGCGGTGCTTCGCAAGTGTGGCGGGTTAAAGTTGCGATCGACGCCACCATGAAGTCAGGCCAAGGCCTGACCTACTTCGAGGCGTCATCAAACGATTACCTGCCCGGGCGGTCGCGGCCGGGAACCAGCGTGCGCATCATCTGTTCGAGCCGATGACGCTGGATCACGGTGAAGAACGTCTCGAGTTTGCGCTTGGCGTCGGGGTCACGACTGGCCACGTCGCTTCGCGTCCGCTCGAACACGAGTTGCCACAGGTCCGAATCGTCGGTGTTCGATGCGGCGTCGAGGATCGGCTTCCAGATCAGCAGATCCTCGAACTCGCGGCGGAGGTATTGCTCGCGCCCACGACCTCGCTCGCGATAGTACCGATCGACTTTATCTTGCAGCCACAGGGTCGCCAGCCGCGACAGGTTGATGACCATGTGCTGCTGTTCGTCGACCGGCAAGTCGCGATAGACCGCGCGCCAATCGTAGCCGGCGCGAAAGTCCCGGTGCAATTGCCGAATCCAGCGGCGATTCACCTCAAGCGGCACATTGTCGGCCGGCGCTGTGCGCAGCCATTCGCCAAACGCCTCGCGATCGTCGGCCGTGGTGTCGCGCTGCTCGAACCGCGCCGCCTGCCACACGGCCGCGACGCTAACGCCCGACAGGGCCAGCAGGACAAGCAGCGTGAGGAAGTTCTTGAGGCGGGACATGGGGAGAAGAGGGGTTAGGGACTAGGGGCTAGGGATGAGGGGAAAACAAGCTGATGGCGATTGAAGCAAGTATTCATTTGACGCGAACGCATTCCCGTTAGCCCCCGGTCAATGACCGGGGGCCTTGTGCCCGAGCGCCTTCAGCAATGTCACTCGCCGCACATTAACAAAGCAACGCCGGTCATTGTATCGCGGCGGATTGAGGTTTGACGCGCTTTCGATAAGAATGTCCTGGGGAAGCGTCGATGACGCACGTTACCACTCGTTCATTATTCGCCAGTTACCCAGCAATTCGTAGCTTGTTCGAGATTCCTCATGGTCGGCCGTGTCACTCCCATCACCAAGTCTGAGTTGTCGCCGGCCGCGGTCGACGTAGGGTTCGAGGTCCGCGGGTTCGAGGTCCGCCCGTTGCGGATCGGCCCGCTGGTGATCGATCCGCCGATTCTGCAAGCGCCGATGGCGGGCTACACCAACTACGCCTATCGCCAGATCGTGCGCCAGTTCGGCGGCGCTGGCCTGCAAGCCACCGAGATGGTCAGCGCCCGGGGTTTTCTCTCGATCGAGGAACACAAGGACGATTTCCCGGAACGGCTCTGGGGGGTGAAAGACGAGGCGCGTCCGCTGGCCGTGCAGATTTGGGACAACGATCCCGAGACGCTGGCCAAGGTGGGAGCCCGGCTGGCGCACGAGTTCCGTGTGAGCGTCGTCGATATCAACTTTGGCTGCCCGGTGAAGCAGATCACGGCCGAAGCCCACAGCGGTTCCTACCTGTTGCGGTGGCCCGATCGCATTGGCGCGATTGTCGAGCGCGTCAGTCAGGCCTGCGCCCCGGTGCCGGTGACGGCCAAGATTCGCTTGGGCTGCACGCGCGACTGCATTAACGCCATCGATGTGGCCCACGCGGTTGAAGGGGCCGGCGGGGCGGCCTTGACCGTGCATGGGCGGACGGCGGCCGACTTCTTCAAAGGCTCGGCCGATTGGGACCAGATCGCCCGCGTGAAGCAAGCCATGCAGCGGATTCCGCTGATCGGCAACGGCGACTTGGATTCGCCCCAGAAGGTCGTCCACGCGCTGCGCACGTACGGCGTGGACGGCGTGATGATCGCGCGGGCGGCGCTGAACAAGCCCTGGCTGTTCCGGCAATCATGCGCTGCGCTGCGCGGCGAGCCGATTCCGCGGGATCTGACGCTCGACGAAGAACGCGCGCTGTTGCTTGAGCACTTTCAATTGGTCGTCGTCAGGTTCGGCGAGCAAAAGGGGACCGTGCTGATGCGCAAGTTCGCCTGCTGCTACGCCCAGGGGCGGCCCGGTGCGCGCGAGTTTCGCACCCGCGTCGCGCATGTCACTTCGCCGGCCGAGTTTCATGACGTGGTCGAGCGCCACTTCCCGCGCTGCGAGACGTTGACGCCGCACTAGCCCCTCTTCCTCCGCCGTTCATGGCGAGATTTTAAGACGTTTCGCCCGTTGCTGGTGGCAGTCTGGCCGCGAGCCCCTAGAATTCAGTTAGCGAGCGTTTCCTCCCCTCGGGCCAGGTGGAGATCAATCATGTCGCGCTACTTTGTCATATCGCGCTGCCGGTGGCTGGCGTGGGTTGCAGTGTTCGTGGGCGTCTTTGCCTGGGCTGGGTCGGCATCGGCCCAGATCGGCGGCTCGAGCACCTGGCTCGACAACTACGTGCGGCCGCAGTTGGCCTGGCTGTCGGTGAACGGCGCGTTCGGCTCGCCGGCGCCAATGCAGGGGGCGTATCCAGCAATGGCCGGGTACGGCGGCGCGATGGGCTATGGCGCGACCGGCGCTGGATACATGCCGGGCATGGGCTTCGCGCCGGGCGTTGGCGCGATGGCCGTCGGCTATGGACCGCTGGGCATCTACGGCGGGCTCGGCTCGTACGCCGTGCCGGGCATGTACACGCCGGGGGGCTACTACGGTGGACTGGGTAACGGCGGCATGGGGTATGGTGGCGGATTCGTGTCGCCGTATCTCGCCGGCTATGGCATGCCCGGCTACGGCGCCATTGCCGCGCCGGGAATGATGGCCGGCGTCGGTTACGCGCCTTACTCCTTTGGGCGCTTTCACGGGTACGGCTTCGGCGGCTGGCCGGGCTATGGTGCGTGGTCGCCGTATGGAATGGGGGCGGGATACGGCTATGGCGGTTATGGTCTAGGTGGCTACGGCCTAGGTGGTTACGGGCTCGGTGGCTATGGGGCGGGCGGCTACGGCTTGGCCGGCTACGCGGGAAGCCCGTGGTCGTACAGCATGTTCGGCAGCTTCCCTTACGCCGGCTTTGGCACGGCCGGAGCGCTGGGCTATTCGTCGGCGCTCTATGGGCAGCAAGTTCGTCAGACGCAGGCCATCTATCAACTGCAACAGCAGGCGATTCTCTCGGAGTTGCAACAAGCGCAAGTGCGGCTCAACCAACTCGACGCGCAGCGCGACGGCGTGTTGAACCAGTATCTGAACATGACCGGCGAGAATCGCGCCAAGTTCCGCACGGCGCTGCGGGCGGCGTACGACAAGCTGCCGGCCGCGCAACAAGCCGCCTGGAACGCCGACGCCACAGTGCAGCGGATTCTGCAAGAGCGCTAACACTCCGTGGCTGCGAAAGCCATCTCCCGAAAACAGCCTCAATGAGGCATAATCGCCGCTCCTGCATTGCGCACCCAGGAGACAAGCGACGATGGCCAACGGACGGACATGCACTCAAGTTCTCGCCACGCTCGGCCTCGCGCTTTTGACCACGTTTGCGAACGCCGAGTCGCCGGCCGAGGCTACGGTTGCGTTGCCGACGGACGGGAATCACATCTTTGCATCGGTCACGTTCAACAATCGATCACTGTTGTTCGCCTTAGATACTGGCAGCGCGTACAACGTCTTTGACATTTCCTTAGCTGGTGAAATCGCGGCAATCCAGCCGTCGAGTGACGCGCAGGTGACACGGGTTGATGGGCGTGCCGTAGTGCCACTCCGACTCGGCACACTCGATATGACCGACATGGCGCACACAAAGCTTTTCGATTTCACCAAGATACGGCGGGCTTGCGGCAAGGACGTGCGCGGTTTGTTGGGAATGGGGGCGCTAGGTAGATACCGGCTGGAATTTGACTTTGACCACCAGATTTTACACATTACGTCGTCACAAGAGATGCCAGACCAAACGTGGGGAGAGCCCATTTACTTGGATTTCGACAATGGTGGCAGGCCACATCTCAACATGCGGATCGCAAAGGAATGGCAATCGTTCATGATCGATTCGGGAGCGAACATAAACGTATTGAGCGACTCGCTATTTACCACGCTCGTGTCACAAGGATTAATCACGGACATTCACGATGACGGAATCGTCGGCGTCAAGGGCTACAAGTCAACTTGCTCTGGGCGGCTGACAAAGATTGAGCGGGACGGATTTGTTCACCATCGAATTAGTGTGACGGCGTCTTGCAATACCAATGCATTAGGGTTGCCGTTCTTGTCGCGCTACCAAATCATCTGCGACTTCCCCACCAGAAAATGCTTTCTCAAGAAGAGCCGGCTACATGCTTACGTCGAAGGCTCGCCTGATACGAGTGGGTTAGTCTTTGCCGCCGAGGACAACCGTGTCATTGTGGAGCACGTTGCCGTGCAAAGCGTTGCCGCCAAGGCCGGAATCATGGTGAAAGATCGGCTGATACGCGTCCAGGATTTGCAGGCGATTCCAGATAACATTCAAGAACTACGGAATCTTCTGAAGCGGCAAGTAGGCAAGAAAATTGAGGTAGTGATCGAACGAAGCGGCAGCGAAATGAAATTCGACGTTGATTTACCTCTGGAACCGCGGCGGTCATTTTGACGGCCAACGATTTCGGCGACGATCCCCAGGGGATGAAACCTCTGGGATTGTGCGGCGACTGCTATGGTTTGCGTCGTCTGCCGCGTCGAAGCTTCTTCTCTCGCGTCGGCGAGTTCAACTCCGTTCCACCAGGAACAAGTGCTCGGTGACGTGGAGGGGGCGGTTCTCAAAGCTGCGGCTGCCGCGAAATGCGTTGTAGGGCAGTTCCAGCACCTCGACGCGGCCCACCGAGTCGAGCAGCTCGCGCATCTCGGCCGGCTTGATGAAGCCTTCGTTGTTGAACGAGACCAGCAGAAATGGCGCGTCGATCCGCTCGATCAACGAGCGCATCAAGGGCAATGATTCAGAGCGGACGTTGTAGCCCGAGCGATTCCAGTTCTCGGGAATGCCCGAGACGCGGCTCACGGCGGCCGGCCGCTGATACCGGGCGATCAGGTTGAGCATGAAATAGTTCGAACCGTAAGGGTGCTGGTTATACGGCGGGTCGAGGTAGGCCAGATCGACCGCCGGAGCCGCCTGGGCCGCGGCGATCGCGTCCATCTGCAACACCTGGCAGGGGCACTCGAAGTTGCTTAGCACGGGCACGTCGAGTTCGATCTTGCCCTTGATGCGTACGAGCGCGTCGGCGCCGCTGCCGCCGAATTGGCCGATTTTGGTGGCGCGATTCTTGTAGAAACCTTTGAACACGCCCGCGGTGTTGGCATGAATGGACGCTTCGCTGAGCAGCGGGCCGAGCAGGAAATCGCGCAGTTCGCGCGGGGCGGCGTCGATCAGTTGTCGATAGACGTCGATCCGCCGCGCGTTGTCACGCGTGTAGAACACGCGGTCGTGCCTGGTGATGCGATGCTCGTCCTGCGGGGCGTACATCTCCTCGATAAAACCCGTGGGCAGGTCATCGGCGACCACCCGCCGGTTCAGATCGTCGACAACTTCGGCGAGCAGCGGCAGGTCGAGCTGGCTGCGATTGGCCAGAAAACAGCGACTGGTGATGGCCGCGTAGTCCTCCAGGTCGTTGCTCACCAGCAGCGAGCTGTGGCCCTTGAGCAGCCGCGAGACCACGCCCGAGCCACTGAACACGTCGAAGCAGCGGAGCCGTTCCTTGCGCAGCCGGCGCTTCACGCGCTCGACAGCCGCCCCGATGTGGTGCAGCAGCGACCGCTTGTTCCCCAGGTAGGTGATTAGCTGCCGGGAGAGATAGCCGGGATGTTCGGCCAACGGCTTTGCGCCCCCAAGGGAGAGTTGCGTCGTCGGCTGGGCCGTGGCCGTGGGTTTGCGCATCGTCGCGACTTAAAAGAACGCGAACAGAAAACTTCCGACGATCTTGCGTGACGCCACGCGAGCG encodes the following:
- a CDS encoding (5-formylfuran-3-yl)methyl phosphate synthase, which gives rise to MTQLLVSVRDAVEAERALRGGAALIDVKEPAHGSLGAASIDTVRQVAAAVAGRVPLSVALGELRDVAGDAPLPAWPAGVGFAKLGLAGLAERSDWQLGWGRTLVTWPALVTPVAVAYADWQQAGAPSPQAILDVGAALGCGALLLDTFDKSRGRLLDYLSLDALLPIVRAARHRELLVVLAGSLRLEDVDLLLPLAPDYLAVRGAVCHGDRNDTLDEQLVAQWCERLECSRRGRNQAVKSVGQASA
- the dusB gene encoding tRNA dihydrouridine synthase DusB — encoded protein: MVGRVTPITKSELSPAAVDVGFEVRGFEVRPLRIGPLVIDPPILQAPMAGYTNYAYRQIVRQFGGAGLQATEMVSARGFLSIEEHKDDFPERLWGVKDEARPLAVQIWDNDPETLAKVGARLAHEFRVSVVDINFGCPVKQITAEAHSGSYLLRWPDRIGAIVERVSQACAPVPVTAKIRLGCTRDCINAIDVAHAVEGAGGAALTVHGRTAADFFKGSADWDQIARVKQAMQRIPLIGNGDLDSPQKVVHALRTYGVDGVMIARAALNKPWLFRQSCAALRGEPIPRDLTLDEERALLLEHFQLVVVRFGEQKGTVLMRKFACCYAQGRPGAREFRTRVAHVTSPAEFHDVVERHFPRCETLTPH
- a CDS encoding DNA adenine methylase is translated as MRKPTATAQPTTQLSLGGAKPLAEHPGYLSRQLITYLGNKRSLLHHIGAAVERVKRRLRKERLRCFDVFSGSGVVSRLLKGHSSLLVSNDLEDYAAITSRCFLANRSQLDLPLLAEVVDDLNRRVVADDLPTGFIEEMYAPQDEHRITRHDRVFYTRDNARRIDVYRQLIDAAPRELRDFLLGPLLSEASIHANTAGVFKGFYKNRATKIGQFGGSGADALVRIKGKIELDVPVLSNFECPCQVLQMDAIAAAQAAPAVDLAYLDPPYNQHPYGSNYFMLNLIARYQRPAAVSRVSGIPENWNRSGYNVRSESLPLMRSLIERIDAPFLLVSFNNEGFIKPAEMRELLDSVGRVEVLELPYNAFRGSRSFENRPLHVTEHLFLVERS